The following proteins are encoded in a genomic region of Candidatus Alcyoniella australis:
- the rplK gene encoding 50S ribosomal protein L11: MAKKEIAKIKLHVTAGKANPSPPVGPALGQHGVNIMEFCKAFNARTADQEGMIIPVVISVFTDRSFKFITKTPPASVLLKKYANIAKGSGVPNKEKVGKVTTEQVREIAKIKLPDLNTNDLDTACSIIAGTARNMGLEIAD; this comes from the coding sequence ATGGCCAAGAAAGAAATCGCCAAGATCAAGTTGCACGTTACCGCCGGCAAGGCCAATCCCAGCCCCCCCGTGGGACCGGCATTGGGCCAGCACGGCGTGAACATCATGGAGTTCTGCAAGGCTTTCAACGCCCGCACGGCCGACCAAGAGGGGATGATTATCCCCGTGGTGATCTCGGTCTTTACCGACCGCAGCTTCAAGTTCATCACCAAGACGCCGCCGGCCTCGGTGCTGTTGAAGAAATACGCGAACATCGCCAAGGGATCGGGTGTGCCGAACAAAGAGAAGGTCGGCAAGGTGACCACGGAACAGGTCCGTGAGATCGCCAAGATCAAGCTGCCCGATCTGAACACCAACGACCTGGATACCGCCTGCTCGATCATTGCGGGTACCGCCCGCAATATGGGACTTGAGATCGCAGACTAA
- the rplA gene encoding 50S ribosomal protein L1 — MRKRGKRLRTAQDKVDKTKRYSIDEALDLLEQVSSAKFDETVELAVRLGVNPKHADQMVRGSVTLPHGTGKEVRVLVFAKGEKEKEALDAGADHAGLDELLAKVKGGWLEFDKVVATPDVMSQVSKLGRVLGPRGLMPNPKTGTVTFDVAQAIALIKAGKVDYRVDKLANIHSLIGKSSFGKEKLRENILALMESVNKAKPNTAKGTYLKNISVSTTMSPGIKIDPGSIMEALR; from the coding sequence ATGAGGAAGCGAGGCAAACGTCTTCGCACCGCGCAAGACAAGGTCGACAAGACGAAGCGCTACTCGATCGACGAGGCGCTGGATCTGCTCGAACAAGTCTCAAGCGCCAAGTTCGACGAGACCGTGGAACTGGCCGTGCGCCTGGGAGTCAACCCCAAGCACGCCGACCAGATGGTCCGCGGCTCGGTGACATTGCCGCACGGAACCGGTAAAGAGGTTCGCGTGCTGGTTTTCGCCAAGGGCGAAAAAGAGAAAGAGGCCCTCGATGCCGGGGCCGACCACGCGGGACTCGACGAGCTGCTGGCCAAGGTTAAGGGCGGCTGGTTGGAGTTCGACAAGGTCGTGGCCACTCCCGACGTGATGAGCCAGGTCTCCAAGCTCGGTCGCGTGCTGGGACCGCGCGGGCTGATGCCCAATCCCAAGACCGGGACCGTGACCTTCGACGTGGCCCAGGCCATTGCCCTGATCAAGGCCGGCAAGGTCGACTACAGGGTCGACAAGCTGGCCAACATTCATTCCCTGATCGGCAAGAGCTCCTTTGGCAAGGAAAAACTCCGGGAAAACATCCTGGCGTTAATGGAGAGCGTGAACAAGGCCAAGCCCAACACGGCCAAGGGCACTTATCTGAAGAACATCAGCGTATCGACGACCATGAGCCCGGGGATCAAAATCGATCCGGGCTCGATCATGGAAGCCCTGCGCTAG
- the rplJ gene encoding 50S ribosomal protein L10 has product MNREQKQKLVARLLEEYDRAQAVMLVNPIGLTVEQATALREQLTEQQARMEVVKNTITRLAGQENDLGKFDELLSGPNALVFSYGDPVACAKALADYAKEHPKFSLKAGLLSGKLISDDEIKALARMPSRDELLAQFAGQMESIVAGLPRAMGAILRGMPNVIQAFISKQEAAA; this is encoded by the coding sequence TTGAACCGTGAACAGAAACAGAAGCTGGTCGCACGACTTCTCGAGGAGTACGACCGAGCACAGGCGGTGATGTTGGTCAACCCGATCGGGCTGACCGTGGAACAGGCCACCGCATTGCGCGAACAGCTCACGGAGCAGCAGGCGCGCATGGAAGTGGTCAAAAACACCATAACCAGACTGGCTGGGCAGGAAAACGACCTGGGCAAGTTCGACGAACTGCTCAGCGGTCCCAACGCCCTGGTGTTTTCCTATGGCGATCCGGTTGCCTGCGCCAAGGCGCTGGCCGACTACGCCAAGGAGCACCCCAAGTTCAGCCTTAAGGCCGGACTGCTCTCAGGTAAACTGATCTCCGACGATGAGATCAAGGCGCTGGCCAGGATGCCCTCGCGCGACGAGCTGCTGGCGCAGTTCGCCGGGCAGATGGAATCGATCGTGGCCGGTCTGCCCCGGGCGATGGGCGCAATCTTGCGCGGCATGCCCAACGTGATTCAGGCATTCATCAGCAAGCAAGAGGCCGCAGCCTAA